Within the Arthrobacter caoxuetaonis genome, the region TCCATGTCCTACCTCGCGCCTGATGCCGTCAACGACCCCACCGTCTTCGACGACCATGTTGATGCCGCCGTGCGCGCCTTCCAGCAAAGCCGCGGCCTGATCGTCGACGGCGTGGCGGGGCCGGACACCCAGCGCGCGCTGGCCGAAGCCCAGTTCCGCTTCGGTGACCGTCCCCTCGCCTACGTCGAGGACCAGCCGGCCGTGCGGGGCGACGACGTCGCCGAACTGCAGCGCCATCTGTCCCACCTGGGTTTCTACTACGGCCACATTGACGGCGAATTCGGTATGCGCACCAGATACGCGGTGGCCGAGCTCCAAGAGAACCTGGGTATCCCCGGTACGGGCGTGTGCGACGGCGACACGGTGACCGCAATGTCCCGGGTGAACCGTGCCATTTCCCCCAGCCAGGCCTTCGCGCTGCGCGATTACGAGCGCTTGGACCGCTCCACCGCTGCCCTGCGCGGCCGCACCATCACCCTCAACACCGGCCGCTCACAAACGCCCTCTGAACACGTCACCGAACGCCTGAGCGGCCAGCCCCTGACGGAATTGCTCGTGGCCTCGGACGTCAGCGAGCGGGTAGAGCGGATCCTGAAGGAGTTCGGCGCCGAGGTAGTGGCCTGGGAGCCTAACGGCACCGATCCGATGAGCAGGCTGCCCAGCCTGAACGTCGACATTCACTGCGACTGGCTGGACCAGCCGGCTGCGTCAGGCATCGCCGCCTACTACTGGGGACTGCCGTCCACCGGCGAGCCCCGCTCCCCCATCGGGCAGCGTGCCGCGATCCTGATGATCAAGGAACTGGCAGCGCGGACGGACATGGAAAGTCTCGGCGTGCACGCCCGCACGTGGGACACCCTGAAGCTGCCGGGCATCCCTTCGGTGGGAATCGACCTCGGCTATCTCAGCAACTTCCATGACGCCCACAGGCTTGCTGATCCGGTGTTCCGGCAGACTGTGGCTGATTCCATTGTCATCGCGATCCAGCGGCTCTATCTGCTCGAGGAAGAGGATCAGCCCACAGGCACCCTGGTCCTCGACGACGTCAGCCGGTTCAATCCGGCCGACGAGCACAGGCGGGTTTCCGGCCTGTAAAGACCTTGAATGCCGTGCAGGCCGGAAACCCGGCCTGCACGGCATTACTCTTTCCAGACTGAAAACTATGTCTTATCGTTTCCGCCATGGAAACTAACGGACCCCTCCCGGACGGAAACCGGGCGTCGGCGGATCTGTCCGCTGCCAGGAATGCACAGGACGCCATCCGCAGCCTCGGCTGGCCTTGGTGGCTCTACGCTGCCAACGGGGTCCTCCTCGGTGCTGCCGCGATCCTTCCGCTGCTGGACTCGCCCACAGGATCCGGTCTCCTGGCTGTCCTGGTGATGGGCCTCTGCTTTTTCAACTACTGGGCCGGGTCCCGTATGGGTGCCCCGTTTGCCGTGCCGCGGATCCGTGCGTTCCTGGCTGCCGTCGTACTCTCCGGAGTCTTCCTGACTGCGTCGATCGTGGCAGCAGAAATGGGTCTCACCCGAATGGTGTTGTTCTGCGCGGCGGGAACCGTGGCGAGTTACGCCGTCGGCTCGATAGTTCATTACCGGGTTACCCGCCGTTGAAAGCCGAACTTGATCCCCACATACATCCCACGGCACGGCTGCGGCTCTGCGCCATGCTGGCTGCCGGAACATCGGTGGAGACTTCTGTTCTCCGGACGACCCTTGGCCTGTCCCCGTCGGCGTTCAGCAAGCAGGTGACTGCGCTGGTGGACGCCGGTTACGTGAGCCAGGAGCGCGGAACCCTGGATTCCAGGAAGACCTGGCTCAGCCTAACGAAGGACGGTTCTAAGGCCTACCGTGGACATGTAAAGGCACTCGAAGAGATAGTCTCGGGCACGTTCGGGCACGGCTCCCACAACCGTTAGGGGACCGTGCTGCACTGGCTCTCCGTGCGGAGACCGGCTGGTTGGGAATGGCCGCACTCTCGCGGAGAAGAAGTCCCGGCTTGTACGTTGGGGGTCACTACACCTGAGGAGCGCTCCGTGGGCAAGGTAGTCATGTACAGCTCCGTATCACTGGATGGTTACATCGCAGATCAGCAAGACCAGCCGGGTCCGCTGTTCGAGTGGCTGACCGGCGGCGATGTACCCCTGGATGCAAGCGGGGAACTGAAGGTGTCCCAGGCTTCCTTCGAGTACACCCGGAGCTATTGGGACCAGATCGGAGTGACCGTCGTCGGACGCCACGTCTTCGATCTGACCGAAGGCTGGGACGGAAACCCTCCGTCCGGAGTGGACCATATGGTTGTAGTCACCCATCGGCCTCCCCAGCGGACTGGGACCCGGAGGGTTCGTTCTACTTTGTCGAGGGCATCGAGGCGGCTATTGCCGCAGCGCAGGAACTCGCGGGCAGCCGGATCGTCGAAGTCGCAGCGGGCGACGTTGGAGGGCAGGCGTTCGCCGCCGGGTTGGTGGACGAGGTGCGAATGGACGTTGCACCCGTCGTCTTTGGATCTGGGAAGCGCTACTTCGGCGGCGTTGATACGCAGCACGCATTGGGCGATCCCCATGTGTTGGTCGGGAACCGGGTGCTTCACCTTCGATATCCAGTACTCCGCTGACGGGGGTCATACTTATAGCCTCCCCTGAAATCACTCGGCACCCACCCGCGGCATACTTGTCCCATAGCGAAAACTACGCGTCTCTGCTCCCTCCACGCCGGCTAGTCCCGGTCGCTTCAGATACCAAACCCCAGTATCGGTCAGTCTGCAGAGAACACGCTGAACAGGCCCAGGGCTCCTAATCCTCCCAAAGGTGTTGTGCAGCTGCGGGGCTGACTGCGGCCTAAGAGTGTTCCGGCCGAGGAAGCGCTACCGCTGCAGCATCACTTGGCGTGGGGAGTTCAGCGATCTGGATCAGCGCGGTCCTGGATTACCGATGGTGGTGTTTCACGTGAAACTGTTCCGGCAGCTGGGCAGCTGACGTCGGGCTCGGAGATGAGCCAGAGCGGTGGTTGACGGTTCCTGGCCGGTATCGAGATCCTCTTCGACGTGCACCGCTACATCCACGCCCCATCCCAGCCACCGTCGACGTCCATCTCATTCCCCTTCCCGTTCCCGTTCCGATTCTCATTCCTGGTCTACCAGCCGGTCGCTCACTCGCATTCTCCCGCTCCCGCACTCGCTCGCACTCGCACTCGCTCGCACTCGAGGGATTGTCGATATCGAACGCAGCTGTGTCCCGCACCTCGTCTCCGAACCGTAGGCCAGCACATGTCGTCCACGGTGCGCTCGTTCTTCCGGGTGGATCGGCTGGCTAGGGGGCGGTCGGTCCTTGGGTGATCACGCGGCGCGCAGCAGGCCGGCCAAGCCTCACGCGTCGTTCAATGCGACGGTCGGTGGGGCTCCGGCACCTCAAGCCTGCTCGGCCCCACAGTGATACCTTGTCGTTTCACGTGAAACGACGTACCCACGGTGCGCGAAGACGCAATGATCCCTGTTCCGTCAGCGGTCGTGCGCATGAGCCAGAGCCTAGGCAACCGCGCCATCGACATCGCTGCGTGATTCCCCGTCAGCTGTTATCCGCAGAACCGAGACCGCGATCATCGGGAATACACTGAGTCCTCCTTCTTCGATTTTCGCCGTGCTTACACCAGGGAAATGGCGGAGGCAAAGCCGTCACGATCCGCGGTGTTGACTACAAACTCGCCGGTGCCGCCGACGGACCTCACTGACCTGAGGAGAGAGTTGAATTGTCGGCAATAACGCAACGATGGCAGATCCCCGTCGATCTGTTCAGCTATTGGGGTGCTGGCCGCCCAGGCGGCTCCGGGTTGCCTACAGTCTCGAGTGCAGGAGACGACATGGCCGTCATGTGTGTTTCACGTGAAACACCAAACGTTGGAAGCTGGCACGGACCGACTCACCACGCAGGTCGAAACGGCCCCAGCGGGATCCAAAACCAGCAGAATATACCAAACGAAATCGCCAGGCCCTGAGTCCAATATCCGGGGAAACGTACTCTATAGGCCTCTACCGAAATCAACGTTCTGCCCTGCATGGGGAGCAGATCCTCGGGGACATACTCGCTGGTAAGCAACCGAGGACCTTCATTCCGCACCTCGTTTCCTGCGGGATACACAGTTGGGGCCACCGATCCCAGTCAGCGCCACCCGATAGACGGCTGTATCCGCTGGCCCCACATCGCTAGCACTCGACAACTCCAGAGAAAGAAGCGTCCAGGCAAATCACTTGAAACCGGAAAAGGTCGAACCGAACAACACCCT harbors:
- a CDS encoding peptidoglycan-binding protein, coding for MMHPTDDCLRRLDSSRRVVALREALLRAGISMSYLAPDAVNDPTVFDDHVDAAVRAFQQSRGLIVDGVAGPDTQRALAEAQFRFGDRPLAYVEDQPAVRGDDVAELQRHLSHLGFYYGHIDGEFGMRTRYAVAELQENLGIPGTGVCDGDTVTAMSRVNRAISPSQAFALRDYERLDRSTAALRGRTITLNTGRSQTPSEHVTERLSGQPLTELLVASDVSERVERILKEFGAEVVAWEPNGTDPMSRLPSLNVDIHCDWLDQPAASGIAAYYWGLPSTGEPRSPIGQRAAILMIKELAARTDMESLGVHARTWDTLKLPGIPSVGIDLGYLSNFHDAHRLADPVFRQTVADSIVIAIQRLYLLEEEDQPTGTLVLDDVSRFNPADEHRRVSGL
- a CDS encoding transcriptional regulator, coding for MKAELDPHIHPTARLRLCAMLAAGTSVETSVLRTTLGLSPSAFSKQVTALVDAGYVSQERGTLDSRKTWLSLTKDGSKAYRGHVKALEEIVSGTFGHGSHNR